In the genome of Pirellulaceae bacterium, one region contains:
- a CDS encoding nucleotidyltransferase domain-containing protein codes for MVRRFSVVESVMLKGSYARNEHVAGISDVDLAIVVRDNTTFSAMSELAKSIVEFKCGMVLSYCPIVGEVEVFSRADVMSPMFESYSRRFSWRLLYGEPVPISNRLSVAAERIWSQFGKFVFFHTVARNVVSPFSQFKRDVALARTLDVRNIPNDYRGAHIAVIRRFDDLLAQFVSPDSSYPEQFETDHIGPFTGCGDPVKKQYVLVEGFELPANARDFLVDRNRGQFFPPTFVGPNAMRFVIGPFEDSGNRMWSEMNLQTIRYQWRGSLLNQPSDEGFLGRSAFIDLIRFIRALKRNPLVSNDGWVVPEVPLANNTIPEDDFQSLFEVLSSVKYRETV; via the coding sequence ATGGTCCGCAGGTTTTCTGTTGTCGAGTCTGTGATGCTGAAAGGTTCGTATGCTCGAAACGAGCATGTTGCGGGGATTAGTGATGTTGATTTGGCAATTGTTGTTCGCGACAACACCACATTCAGCGCAATGAGCGAACTCGCGAAATCGATAGTCGAATTCAAATGTGGGATGGTTCTCTCTTACTGTCCAATCGTCGGTGAAGTCGAGGTCTTTTCACGCGCAGATGTGATGAGCCCTATGTTCGAGTCATATTCGAGACGCTTTTCCTGGCGTCTCCTTTATGGGGAGCCAGTCCCGATTTCGAACCGTTTGTCTGTCGCAGCTGAGAGAATTTGGAGTCAATTCGGCAAGTTTGTATTTTTTCACACGGTTGCTCGCAACGTTGTTAGTCCATTTTCGCAGTTTAAACGGGATGTGGCCCTCGCTCGAACGCTCGATGTGCGCAACATACCGAACGATTACAGGGGCGCGCATATCGCCGTGATTCGACGTTTTGACGACCTGCTGGCACAGTTCGTCTCGCCGGATTCTTCGTATCCCGAACAGTTCGAAACAGACCATATTGGTCCTTTCACTGGGTGTGGTGATCCGGTCAAAAAACAATACGTGCTGGTCGAAGGATTTGAACTTCCCGCCAATGCTCGTGACTTTCTTGTCGATCGCAATCGAGGCCAGTTCTTCCCGCCAACCTTTGTCGGGCCCAATGCCATGCGATTCGTAATCGGCCCGTTTGAGGACTCTGGAAATCGAATGTGGTCAGAGATGAATCTTCAGACTATACGGTATCAATGGCGAGGTAGTTTGTTGAATCAACCCTCTGACGAGGGTTTTTTGGGGCGGTCGGCGTTCATTGATCTGATACGTTTCATTCGTGCACTCAAGCGGAATCCGCTAGTGTCAAACGACGGTTGGGTTGTTCCCGAGGTTCCTCTTGCAAATAACACGATTCCAGAAGACGACTTTCAGTCGCTTTTTGAGGTTCTCAGTTCGGTGAAATATCGAGAGACCGTTTGA